The following are encoded together in the Pseudomonas sp. IB20 genome:
- a CDS encoding bifunctional aminoglycoside phosphotransferase/ATP-binding protein — MSQSLIAALQNPALYPHPVEAFQVIETHISWVILTGPFAYKLKKPMNFGFLDFTQLKDRGHFCNEELRLNQRLTEDLYLEVLPITGTAEAPQLGGDGPAIEYALKMRQFPQSQLLSTLQANGELTSAHIDEMATQIAHFHLTAPKVPQEHPAGTPDEVMAPVRQNFEQIRPFLSDKADLAQLEALQAWAESSFERLKPLLAQRKLEGFTRECHGDIHLGNATLIDGQVVIFDCIEFNEPFRFTDVWADTGFLAMDLEDRGLKSLARRFISQYLELTGDYQGLEVLNFYKAYRALVRAKVALFSMPSEASPVQRATTLRQYRNYANLAESYSTIPSRFLAITHGVSAVGKSHVAMRLVEALGAVRLRSDVERKRLFGEQQVENTPQAGIYAADASAATYARLNEIAETVLRAGYPVALDATFLKREQRDAAAKVAEATGAPFLILDCNAPQAVIASWLAQRQADKNDPSDATLTVIEEQQANRDPLTAEELLLSKRVETNESGTLDALVAHIRQRLPGL, encoded by the coding sequence GTGAGCCAGTCCCTGATCGCTGCCCTGCAAAACCCGGCTTTATATCCCCATCCGGTTGAAGCGTTTCAAGTTATCGAGACCCATATTTCCTGGGTCATCCTGACTGGCCCCTTCGCTTATAAATTGAAGAAACCGATGAACTTCGGCTTCCTGGATTTCACCCAGCTCAAGGATCGAGGCCACTTCTGCAACGAAGAGCTGCGCCTCAACCAGCGCCTGACTGAAGATTTGTATCTTGAAGTGTTGCCGATTACCGGCACTGCCGAAGCTCCGCAATTGGGCGGCGACGGCCCGGCGATCGAGTACGCGCTGAAAATGCGCCAGTTCCCGCAAAGCCAACTGCTCAGCACCCTGCAAGCCAATGGTGAACTGACCAGCGCGCACATTGATGAAATGGCCACGCAGATCGCACATTTCCATCTCACCGCGCCTAAGGTTCCCCAGGAGCACCCGGCCGGCACGCCGGACGAGGTGATGGCGCCAGTACGTCAGAACTTCGAGCAGATCCGCCCCTTCCTCAGCGACAAGGCTGACCTGGCACAACTGGAAGCCCTGCAAGCCTGGGCTGAAAGCAGCTTCGAGCGCCTCAAGCCACTGCTGGCACAGCGCAAACTGGAAGGCTTCACTCGCGAATGCCACGGCGATATCCACTTGGGCAACGCCACGCTGATCGACGGCCAAGTAGTGATCTTCGACTGCATCGAGTTCAACGAACCGTTCCGATTTACCGATGTATGGGCCGACACCGGCTTCTTGGCGATGGACTTGGAAGACCGGGGCCTCAAATCCCTGGCACGCCGTTTTATCAGCCAGTACTTGGAATTGACCGGCGACTACCAAGGCCTCGAAGTGCTGAACTTCTATAAAGCCTACCGCGCGTTGGTACGCGCCAAGGTTGCGCTGTTCAGCATGCCGAGCGAAGCCAGCCCGGTGCAACGCGCCACCACGCTGCGCCAGTACCGCAACTATGCCAACCTGGCGGAAAGCTACAGCACCATTCCTTCGCGCTTCCTCGCAATTACCCACGGTGTATCGGCAGTCGGCAAAAGCCACGTTGCCATGCGCCTGGTAGAAGCGCTGGGCGCTGTGCGCCTGCGTTCGGATGTAGAGCGCAAGCGCCTGTTTGGCGAGCAGCAGGTGGAGAACACGCCACAGGCCGGCATATACGCTGCCGACGCCAGCGCTGCTACCTATGCACGCTTGAACGAAATCGCCGAAACGGTCTTGCGCGCCGGCTACCCAGTCGCGCTGGATGCCACCTTCCTGAAACGCGAACAGCGCGACGCCGCCGCCAAGGTTGCTGAAGCCACCGGCGCGCCTTTCCTGATCCTGGATTGCAACGCACCACAAGCCGTTATCGCCAGCTGGCTGGCACAGCGTCAGGCGGATAAAAACGACCCGTCCGACGCGACGCTGACCGTCATCGAAGAGCAACAGGCCAATCGCGACCCGCTGACAGCCGAAGAGCTGCTGCTCAGCAAGCGTGTAGAGACCAATGAAAGCGGAACCTTGGATGCTCTGGTGGCGCATATTCGCCAGCGCCTGCCAGGCCTGTAA
- a CDS encoding pentapeptide repeat-containing protein has product MSHPKLLDTPLYALLHKDDIRGFNQERPKDGIIDMRGGDFRGLDLRDLNAGGVDFTDAYFRSADLRGLDLRDCSLEGASLAHAQISGTYFPAELTADEILMSVNFGTRLRYRTK; this is encoded by the coding sequence ATGAGTCACCCCAAGCTTCTTGATACCCCGCTCTACGCGCTCCTGCACAAGGACGACATTCGAGGTTTCAACCAGGAACGCCCTAAAGACGGGATCATCGACATGCGCGGTGGTGACTTCCGAGGGCTGGACCTGCGCGACCTGAACGCCGGTGGTGTCGATTTCACCGACGCCTACTTCCGTTCTGCCGACCTGCGCGGCCTGGACTTGCGCGACTGCTCGCTGGAAGGCGCCAGCCTGGCCCATGCACAGATTTCCGGCACTTACTTCCCCGCTGAACTGACTGCCGACGAGATCCTCATGTCGGTCAATTTCGGCACTCGCCTGCGCTACCGCACCAAGTGA
- a CDS encoding TfoX/Sxy family protein has protein sequence MNDELQHLKNLGKTSAQWLHAVGIHSASDLRRLGAVDAYRAVRTRGFRASKVLLYAIEGALMDVHWNDISAERKEALNRQLDALSTRQKN, from the coding sequence ATGAACGATGAGCTGCAACACCTGAAAAACCTGGGCAAGACGTCGGCGCAGTGGCTGCATGCGGTGGGCATCCACAGCGCGTCCGACTTGCGCCGCCTGGGAGCGGTTGATGCCTACCGGGCCGTGAGAACTCGCGGGTTCCGAGCATCGAAAGTACTGCTGTATGCAATTGAAGGCGCGTTGATGGATGTGCACTGGAACGACATTTCTGCGGAGCGAAAGGAAGCACTGAACCGTCAGTTGGATGCCCTTTCAACGCGTCAGAAGAATTAG
- a CDS encoding FecCD family ABC transporter permease: MTTLVKPKTLFIGLALLCVLAIWLSLALGPVSLPLLDTLRAALRLMGVPIEAQGLEQAELILGQIRLPRTLLGLAVGGVLALSGVAMQGLFRNPLADPGLVGVSSGAALGAAVAIVGGSLFGGLPDAVGPYLLSLCAFLGGLGVTALVYRLGRRNGQTNVATMLLAGIALTALASSAVGLFTYLADDATLRTLTFWNLGSLNGASYSRLWPLLLVSAGVALWLPRRAKALNALLLGESEASHLGIDVEGLKRELVFCTALGVGAAVAAAGMIGFVGLVVPHLVRLLAGPDHRVLLPASVLAGASLLLFADLVARLALAPAELPIGIVTAFIGAPFFLYLLLRGRA, from the coding sequence ATGACCACTCTGGTTAAACCGAAAACGCTGTTTATCGGGCTGGCGCTGTTGTGTGTCTTGGCGATCTGGCTCTCATTGGCTCTAGGGCCTGTCAGCTTGCCGTTGTTGGATACACTCAGGGCCGCCTTGCGCTTGATGGGCGTGCCGATTGAAGCCCAAGGCCTGGAACAGGCCGAGCTGATCCTGGGGCAGATCCGCCTGCCGCGCACATTGCTCGGCCTGGCGGTCGGCGGCGTGCTGGCGTTATCGGGTGTGGCAATGCAGGGGTTGTTCCGTAACCCGCTGGCTGATCCGGGGTTGGTCGGGGTGTCCAGTGGCGCGGCGCTGGGGGCGGCGGTTGCGATTGTGGGTGGTTCGTTGTTTGGTGGGCTGCCGGATGCGGTTGGGCCGTACTTGCTGTCGTTATGTGCCTTTCTCGGTGGCTTGGGGGTCACGGCGCTGGTCTACCGCTTGGGGCGCCGTAACGGCCAGACCAATGTCGCAACGATGCTGCTTGCGGGCATCGCCCTCACGGCCCTCGCCAGCTCGGCGGTGGGGTTGTTTACCTACCTGGCGGACGACGCCACCTTGCGCACCCTGACCTTCTGGAACCTGGGCAGCCTCAATGGCGCAAGCTATTCGCGGTTGTGGCCGTTGCTGCTGGTGAGCGCCGGTGTGGCGCTGTGGTTGCCGCGCCGGGCCAAGGCGCTGAATGCATTGTTGCTGGGTGAGTCCGAGGCCAGTCATCTTGGGATTGATGTGGAAGGGCTCAAGCGTGAGCTGGTGTTCTGCACTGCCTTGGGGGTGGGCGCAGCAGTGGCGGCGGCGGGGATGATCGGGTTTGTCGGGCTGGTGGTGCCGCATCTGGTGCGGTTGCTGGCGGGGCCGGATCACCGGGTACTGTTGCCGGCCTCTGTGCTGGCGGGGGCGAGTTTGCTGTTGTTTGCGGATTTGGTGGCGCGCCTGGCCTTGGCGCCGGCGGAGTTGCCGATTGGTATCGTAACGGCGTTTATCGGCGCACCATTTTTTCTCTATCTGTTATTGCGGGGGCGTGCCTGA
- a CDS encoding heme ABC transporter ATP-binding protein encodes MEALQIRRGRKTVLADVSLDLLPGEVLGVLGPNGAGKSTLLGALCGELHPDQGKVWLDQHELKNWRGSQRAQRLAVLPQTSTLDFAFRVEEVVGMGRLPHQTGRVRDDEIINAALHAADVGHLSGRSYLALSGGERQRVHLARVLAQLWPGEAGQTLLLDEPTSMLDPLHQHTTLQAIRSFADRGAAVLVILHDLNLAARYCDRILLLEDGRPHALDTPAEVLRPEPLKADCALRRAFCRQLFTGSFLQAAFYR; translated from the coding sequence GTGGAAGCGCTGCAGATCCGGCGCGGTCGCAAGACTGTGTTGGCTGATGTCAGCCTGGACCTGTTGCCGGGCGAAGTGCTCGGCGTGCTGGGGCCCAATGGTGCTGGCAAAAGTACATTGCTCGGCGCGTTGTGCGGTGAGCTGCATCCGGACCAGGGCAAGGTGTGGCTGGACCAGCACGAGTTGAAGAACTGGAGGGGTTCGCAGCGTGCCCAGCGGCTGGCGGTATTGCCGCAAACGTCGACCCTGGATTTTGCCTTTCGGGTTGAAGAGGTCGTTGGCATGGGGCGTTTGCCGCATCAGACCGGGCGAGTGCGTGACGACGAGATCATCAATGCAGCGTTGCACGCGGCGGATGTCGGGCACTTGAGTGGTCGCAGCTACTTAGCGTTGTCTGGCGGCGAGCGCCAACGTGTGCACCTGGCGCGGGTGCTCGCGCAGTTATGGCCGGGGGAGGCGGGCCAGACGTTACTGTTGGATGAGCCAACGTCGATGCTTGACCCGTTGCACCAGCACACGACCTTGCAGGCCATCCGCAGCTTCGCCGATCGAGGCGCGGCAGTCTTGGTGATCCTTCATGACCTGAACCTGGCGGCTCGCTACTGTGACCGCATTCTGTTGCTGGAGGATGGGCGTCCACATGCCTTGGATACACCCGCAGAGGTGTTGCGACCTGAGCCGCTCAAGGCTGATTGCGCGCTGAGGCGCGCTTTCTGTCGGCAGCTTTTTACAGGCAGCTTTTTACAGGCAGCTTTCTATAGGTAA
- a CDS encoding heme/hemin ABC transporter substrate-binding protein: MRLSTSAIALVASLLVNHGAQASELPQRWVSAGGALSEWVTALGGESKLVGVDTTSQHPASLKALPSIGYQRQLSAEGILSLRPQVLVGTEEMGPPPVLAQIRGAGVQVEMFSAEPDLPTLKGNLQHLGKLLGSEAKANELFTGYEQALEQQKYWVTQAQATQKAPGVLLLLGHAGGKPLIAGKDTAADWLLQQAGGRNLATHTGYKPFSVESLAGLSPDVLVFADRALTGDAARAALFKENPILALTPAAKNGRVFELDPTLLVGGLGPRLPQSLVQLSAGFYPSQANPAP, translated from the coding sequence ATGCGCTTGAGTACCAGCGCTATTGCGCTTGTTGCCTCACTGCTGGTCAACCACGGGGCGCAAGCCTCTGAACTGCCACAACGCTGGGTCAGTGCGGGTGGGGCGCTATCGGAATGGGTGACGGCCTTGGGCGGTGAGTCGAAGTTGGTGGGAGTCGATACCACCAGCCAGCACCCGGCGTCGTTGAAAGCGTTGCCGAGTATCGGTTATCAGCGGCAGTTGTCGGCTGAAGGCATCCTCAGCCTGCGCCCGCAAGTACTGGTGGGTACCGAAGAAATGGGGCCGCCGCCGGTGCTCGCGCAGATTCGTGGTGCGGGCGTGCAGGTGGAGATGTTCTCGGCCGAGCCGGACCTTCCAACCCTGAAGGGCAACCTGCAGCACTTGGGCAAGTTGCTGGGCAGCGAGGCAAAAGCCAACGAATTGTTTACCGGATATGAACAGGCACTTGAGCAGCAGAAGTACTGGGTCACCCAGGCCCAAGCCACGCAGAAGGCGCCGGGTGTGCTGTTGTTGCTCGGCCATGCGGGCGGCAAGCCGCTGATCGCGGGTAAAGACACCGCCGCTGATTGGCTGTTGCAACAGGCGGGTGGGCGCAACCTTGCGACCCACACTGGCTACAAACCCTTTTCGGTGGAGTCGCTGGCTGGGTTGAGCCCTGATGTACTGGTGTTTGCTGACCGTGCCCTGACCGGCGATGCCGCGCGTGCGGCCTTGTTCAAGGAAAACCCGATTTTGGCCTTAACGCCGGCGGCCAAAAATGGCCGGGTGTTCGAGCTGGACCCGACCCTGCTGGTCGGCGGCCTGGGACCGCGTTTGCCGCAAAGCCTGGTGCAACTGTCTGCCGGGTTTTATCCGTCCCAGGCTAACCCTGCCCCATGA